The Cutaneotrichosporon cavernicola HIS019 DNA, chromosome: 5 DNA segment CTTTCAGTCAACGTTACGGACTGTCCTCGTCTCAACATTGtcatcttcgtcgtcggatCCCGAGGTTTGTAGCGTAGCGACAAGCAGGACTGACCCGCCCCAGGTGACGTTCAGCCATATCTGGCTCTCGCGATCCGGCTTATTCAAGCGAACGGACATCGGGTGCGCCTCGCAACCCACAGTGCATTCAAGGACCTCGTGCTTGCAGGTAATGAACATCTGCGCGACACCAAGTATGGCGACCTCACAGGCCACCTTGAGTTCTTTGACGTCGGCGGTGATCCCAAGGAGCTCATGGCGTTCATGGTGAAGAGTATGTTCAGTCAAGGCcccgctgacagcagaccCAGGTCTCATGCCCGGGTTCGAGTCGCTAACTAACGGCGACATCTCCTCCAAACGTCGCATGGTCGGCGTGATGCTCAATGGCTTTGCTCGGTCCTGTTCCGAACCAGACCAGGCGAGCAACGTACCGTTTGCAGCCGACGTCATCATCAGCAATCCGCCGTCGTTTGCACACGTTCATGTGGCGGAGGCACTCGGTCTGCCACTCATTATCTCCTTTAGTAAGACTTTCTCTGGATACGGACTGACGTTAGCCATGCCGTGGTCGCCCACGTCACGCTTTCCCCATCCGCTCGCCAACGTGCAGCGCTCAAATGCTGGCGAGAGCGTTACCAACTACTTGAGCTACGCCCTTGCAGACACTTTGTGAGCACCATCTCCACAGCGCTGACACAAGAATGTGGCAGGGGCTGGGTGACATTGTCAATCGTTTCCGCGTGAGGTTGGGGATCAGTCCGTTGTCCGCTCTTACGGGTCCAATGTCCACCGAACGTCTCCGCGTGCCCGTAATCTACGGGTGGAGTCCAAGCCTGCTTCCTAAACCAGACGAATGGCGGGACAACATTGGTAAGTTGCATTGAAATCAAATTGACCACAGACGTCGTGGGGTTCCTCACTATGCCAACAACAGTGTCTTATACTCCAGACGAGAAGCTGAGGGCTTTCCTGGCTGAAGGGCCGCCGCCAATCTACATCGGCTTTGGGAGTATCGTTGTCAAGAACCCTGATGCGCTCACACATACAATCCTCGAGGCAGTCAAGAGCACAGGGGTACGCGCACTCTTGAGCGCAGGATGGAGTGACCTCGGAGGTCTTGACATTCCTGAATCCGTGTTCGTCATCAAAAGTGACATACCCCACGACTGGCTGTTTGCCGACGGACGCGTGGCAGCAGTTTGTCACCATGGTGGAGCAGGGACGACAGCAGCTGGGCTGCGAGCTGGTCTACCAACAATCGTTGTGCCGTTCTTTGGAGACCAGCTCTTTTGGGGCAATGCagtcgccgcggcgggcgcgggtCCTCTGCCGATCCCGTACAAGAAGCTCACCGCCGACGCGTTAGCCAATGGCATTCAAGTTGCGCTCTCCAACCCCGCGAGGTTGGCAGCTGGAGCCATCGGCGAGTCCATCCGCGCTGAAGACGGCACGCAGGCTGGGGTTTCCAGCGTTCACCGCCTGCTGCCCCTCGAAGCAATGCGATGTGACGTCGACGCaagccgcgccgcgcagtGGTGGTGCAAGAAGCATTGGATACGGTTGTCCAATGTGGTGGCAGGCGTCATGGTTAGTAGGAAAGTGCTCAAGTGGGACGACCTGCGACCACTCCGTGTCATGGAGTACGAGACCGGGCGCGTATTCACGGAACCCGTCACGGCAATGTCAGACTCGTTGCTTTCTATAACAGCGACTGGGATGATCGGTACTGCTCAGCTCTTGAGCAAGCGACCAGTAAGCAGGCTACACGACggagctgaccccagcacAAGGGGCTAAAGAAGCTTACATGGGGCCTTCTAAAAGGAGGTGAGTAGCGAAAACTGCCCAGGCTGATGGCAGGTGGCGACGTGACAAACGCGCTGTACCAAGGCGTCGACAACTTGTCAGGGATGATGGGCACACGGGTACGCCCACGCGCACTTGTTTCGGGGTTCGGAGAAGGGGTGTGGGAGGGGTCCAAGGGGCTAATGTACGGCCTGATGGACGGAGTGACCGGCCTCGTCACTGAACCGATAGACGGGTACCAACGATCAGTGAGTTGTTCGCCATGGCCCATTCTGACAGCAGGGCATCGGCGGGGCGGTCGCAGGCTTTGGGCGGGGGCTTGGCAACCTGTACTGCCGGCCAATGACAGGCATGCTTGGCGTTATCGTCCTCCCAACCCAAGGGGCGTACCGCAGCATCCGCACGGCCAAAAAGAAGGGCGGGCCACTCACACCTGCACGACGTGCAGAGAGCGAGAACGCTGCGGCCGCATTGACTTCTGATGAGGCTGGACGTCTTGTCGTGTCCTTCTTGGACGCGACCCAGTTCGAGCGCACCAAGgtccgccgcgacgccgagcggcTGAGGCAGAAGGAGCTCGCAATTGCAAACGCGCATGATGACCTGACACCGGAAGAGATGCGGGAGATGGCGACTCGAGACTGGTGGAAGCAGGCCATTCCCCCACCAAGACCAGAGCGCCACTCTCGCACACTCAGCATGTCGGAGGAACCCTCTGGAAAGTATCTCACGCTTCTCGACCAGAAGGTTGACGCGCTGAAAGGTGACAACCTTTGCGCAGACCTGAAGGCTAGTGAATCAAAACTCCCAAGCCCTGTGCCTCCTCCCCTACCACCTCGCAAGAAAGTGTAGGAGCATGACTGTCACGCTTCGTTCGGTTCTAGACGCTTAGAGTAACCAGTTTAACGACTTCACATAGTGATCGATGTACGAGGCCCGCGATGATCGAGCGAGGATTTGGTCAAGGATGAAGTGTGCCACCTGCGAGGAGATTGTACAAAACTACGCCAGGCAGCTTCTACGATCAAAGATGAGGGTCCAATCAAAGATGAGGGTCCATATGCTGCCCCGTGGCCTGTGGAAGAATGGGCAAAGGCCAAAGTTCAGGTTCGATGACGGCTTAATGGCGGCAGGTGAGCCTACCCTTGGAATAGTCGATGCATTCATCTGAGGTCAGCGTCGGAGCAGAAAGTCAGTTTGTGAACGTACCGATGGCGATAACCGACGGAACGCCATTGCAGAGGCACTGCATGAGGTGGGGATCAAGCATCTCGCACATCTGGCAGACGTTGTGAAAGTCAGAGGGGCCAGTGTCATGACTGCAAGCAATGACGTTCTGCTCAGGTAAAAAGACCAGGCATGCCGCAAGATCGATGTGAGAGTTGTTTTCGAGTCCGCGGCGGCAACTCAGACCCACGGATATACCAAGGAGGTCTGCCTGAATCGAGCAGGCCCCACCCAGACCCGAACCCGTTCCCCTGGCGTTAGTCCATCAAAACGCAGCCTGGAGCAATTACGCTTCGTGGTGACAAGGCTTGTTAGGATGGCAAGA contains these protein-coding regions:
- a CDS encoding uncharacterized protein (Glycosyltransferase family 1 protein), whose amino-acid sequence is MNELERTSQDESPPYPKSETPYSPSTPEIVDHEALGIDFAEVGVSGPDGDTRARVADNGMIDMWLTVDVDKPLPQLPLLAPPRRVRPLSVNVTDCPRLNIVIFVVGSRGDVQPYLALAIRLIQANGHRVRLATHSAFKDLVLAGNEHLRDTKYGDLTGHLEFFDVGGDPKELMAFMVKNPGLMPGFESLTNGDISSKRRMVGVMLNGFARSCSEPDQASNVPFAADVIISNPPSFAHVHVAEALGLPLIISFTMPWSPTSRFPHPLANVQRSNAGESVTNYLSYALADTLMWQGLGDIVNRFRVRLGISPLSALTGPMSTERLRVPVIYGWSPSLLPKPDEWRDNIDVVGFLTMPTTVSYTPDEKLRAFLAEGPPPIYIGFGSIVVKNPDALTHTILEAVKSTGVRALLSAGWSDLGGLDIPESVFVIKSDIPHDWLFADGRVAAVCHHGGAGTTAAGLRAGLPTIVVPFFGDQLFWGNAVAAAGAGPLPIPYKKLTADALANGIQVALSNPARLAAGAIGESIRAEDGTQAGVSSVHRLLPLEAMRCDVDASRAAQWWCKKHWIRLSNVVAGVMVSRKVLKWDDLRPLRVMEYETGRVFTEPVTAMSDSLLSITATGMIGTAQLLSKRPHKGLKKLTWGLLKGGGDVTNALYQGVDNLSGMMGTRVRPRALVSGFGEGVWEGSKGLMYGLMDGVTGLVTEPIDGYQRSGIGGAVAGFGRGLGNLYCRPMTGMLGVIVLPTQGAYRSIRTAKKKGGPLTPARRAESENAAAALTSDEAGRLVVSFLDATQFERTKVRRDAERLRQKELAIANAHDDLTPEEMREMATRDWWKQAIPPPRPERHSRTLSMSEEPSGKYLTLLDQKVDALKGDNLCADLKASESKLPSPVPPPLPPRKKV